ttatttacactTCAAAACAGAGTGGCAAACGTGTAGAAAAAGCCACAgagatacaaacacagacacacactcactgtcttTGTACATACACATATGTAACAGAACTCACTTTAGTACTCACATTGTGAAATTACTGTGAACCATCTCATGTCTGCGTCGCTTGTttcaacacacacgcacgcacgactctaaagaaaaaataattagtttgCTTTGAACCTCTTTCCTTTCAGATATATTGAGTACTGATTGCGCATGTCTGACCTCATGAGGTCCAGCAAATGATACATTTCTCATGAAGCGTTAAAGTCTGCAGCATATTTGCCACCGAGGTCATCGGTGTCGAAATATTTTACTGTCATATTGTGAATAAATGAGGTTTGACCTGAAGGAAACCTTTTAACCAgcgataaaaaaaacaaactattttaattgtgttgttttaacgCAGCCCATACTGCTCTCTGCATATCGTGCTGTTAGGAGCTTTTTAGTATTCGATGCATCGGATCTTTTTAACCAGCATTAATGATTGTCCCCATTCATTTGAACTCTTTGTGAACACCATGTGCTTTTCTTTGCTGGCTACACGAGACTTTGTTGATGGTTACTTTTTCTAGCAtacattttatgctactttattgAATGTTTTTGCATTGCTAGTGAAGACACTGTATTGTGCAATGCTTTGCATTGATTAATGTCACCACAGATGGCTGTTGGTAGCCATCACAGATACTAGACTTAGGTTGATGTAGTGGAACAATCTGACAGTAGTCGCTTGTCCTGTtgcttttttctgtatttgtcatTTAACTTAAACTGTAACACAAATTATGTACCTTTTTCAAACAATGTAATGAATACCATCGAAGTGCATTTGctacataaaaatgttaaatgaaaaactgaaataaagtgCCCACATTTCACACCAACGTCCAAGTGCAGTCCATATATAAATAAGAGCATTCTCATGAGCTATTTGAAGAGGAAATCTTGTCAGTAATGCTCAAACTCCCTCCgtgcagaaaataaataacagttCACAGCTCCAGTTCCCCTGAGTTGAGATCAAAGGAAATTTTCTAAGCGCTGTAATGCCTCAACAAGAATATAGGTTAATCCTAATAAACAGATTAGCGGAAATATCAGGGGACTGCGTGAATCAAACCTCCTGTCAACAGCTTCTTTAGCAGACATGAACTGAGTCGGACTGCGGCTCTCTGCTGCCCTTGATGTCGTCTGAAATCTTGACATGAACATGAAATGCATTTCTCCTGTAAAGCGATATCCTGAAGTAAAGAAAGAAGATGCAGAATGTATTTAAGAGTATTGCGCAGTTTTACTAGAGAGTGAGTGATGTGTCAGTACAGTTATGGTGTGATAGATATCAGACAAATTGTTCTGCTGCTCATAATTGCCTAGAAAGGAAAACATTCTCAGCATCTGACAGTGAAGTATAATTTGTATCATTGAGGCACACGAGTTTATTCAAATAGTCTACATGAGACAGCAAAGTCAATGTAATGTCAGTCAGCTCAACAGAAAACAGTAAGTCAGACAAGAATAGCTGCTGCCAATCAAATCATTATCACTGCTTTTAGTGGTGGAGAAAGACTGACTGTCCAACCGCACGCACACTTAAAGTGGACACAGTGCTGCACACAAAGCTCGCCTCCACAGAAGTGCTTTTAAACACTGAAGCTGCCTTGAAAGCGCTGGATAAATACTAATAGACAGTTGGCATCAGGGAAGAACGACCTGCTATCTCCACTTGAACACAGAATCATCACGAAGATTCacttcactgtttgtttgttttttttacttcgTACACCAGGTCCAGTGTGGTAGACTGTCCGTTTAGTCTCAGTGCTGTCAATGCTTCTTTATGTGTCCTGGAGCCAGACGGTTTCTTGTTGTATAGAGTCCATGTTGGTTATTAGTGTTAGCTGTCGTACCAGTccaagaagaggagagagaaagagcacaTGACCAGGAAGAACAGGATCCAAACCCGGAAGCCAGCATTGTTTTTGATTGCCTTGTGACAGAAGTAAACAAAACGACATTTTACTGATCTGATTTATCAAAGGGACCCAAAGGAAAACATAAAATTACACATGAATAACACATGCAGAATAGATGGGCTGGTCGTTTCCATTTAGTGAATGTTACCTCTCGTATATCTTCATTGCCTTCTTTGACGTTTTCTGTAGCGCCGACGACCAGCTGATGAATACTGTCTATATCGGTTTCCTGTCACAGAAAGTGAGACGTAAATTCAGTTTATGTACAACTTCTCCTCACAATATAGGACATTTAAGAAAAGGGACTCAGCTCACTTGTTGCAGGACTTTCTCAGCGAAGATCTCCTGCAGTCGAGAGATCTCGACCACCTTCCCCTCAATTTGCCTGTCGCACACAGACAGAACGGATGACATATTGCATGAAAAGTAGTGTGCCCTGCATGTTTAAGTCCTTCCAGATGACATTAGTATTAAAGACGCAGGTATGGTGTTCGGTAATTTTCACCCCAGGAACATTTTGTGCCATCTGGTACAAACGTCTGATTTTCTTTGGCTGCCACGGTAACAATGTCATCTGCAAAAAACTATGACCTTGGGTCATTTTAATCTGGTCTGTATCAACATCTGGTATTCCACATAATTGTTGTCTTGCTCACCAGGCAATTCAGTCACTGGGGAGACGTGATTCAGTGCAGGAGGACGTGACATTGTctaacacattcacacaagagCGCCTCTGGACTATTCCAGTAAATAATTTTACTGTTCACATCACTGATTCACAACACTGGTGTGTGAACAGAATGAAATTACTGACATCCCCTGGTAAAAGCCACGTTGTTCAGACTTACTAAAAAGGGAAAGCAACGTGTGCCGAGCGAGACTCACCTCACTTCATCCACCAGGCTGCTCATCTCACTCACCAACCTCTGGTTCTCCTGCTCAAActagacaaaaacacacaataataagACATCTTCATCATGCTGATGCAGATGTCAGACCTTAACTCAGTGTGACTAGTCGTATGGGAAATGCTGTATTGTCTGAACCACAAAGCCTCAAAGAGGTCTATCTAGCAAAACTCAAGTCTTCACTTCTGTTACACTTGAATGACTGCGAGTTATTCTTATAATGACAAATTCATAATAGCTCCAAAGTCCAAATTAGTCTGTTATTTGATAAAGTAAAGCAATGAGTGCAAGCTTCACTGAATCCCTCTGCATTTAGATGTTACATTCATGAGACACAGATCAATTATGCAATGGTGTGACATGCAGTGTTTCCCCAAGTGCTTCAGTGAGTAATTTTTATTTTCCGCCATCTGAAAATATTTAGCGCATCCACTGACACGAGAAGGGCTTTAGACGCATATTTGTACACAGTTGTAGATGTCGAATTATGTTAAGACAAGGGCATTACCCAGTACAGGGTTCAGAAAGTCACTCATCAACCCCCAGGGCGTTTGTTTAAAAAGTTCAGCAGGCAAATTCACAATTTAAAGCATTTATAGATGAAAAACTGAGTCAATAATCACAGAGAAAGATAAATATGTGTGGTTGATCAGCATAAATGCCAAAATCAGGAGACCAAACCTAAGCAGGGTATGCGGGGAACTTCCCCTCGAAAACTGTTTCAGAGACTGTTTTCCTGCCGTTTAGTGAATTTATGAGGTCAAAACTGTGGAGTTGAGAGGACGAGGGGTAAGTCGGCATTTAGAAATAGACTCTAAGGACAATCTGAAGGGTTGGCAAGGAGCTACATGTACAAACAGTAACATGGATTGAAAAGTAAATCAAGAAATGCATATTGTTTAAAGCCAGTGGATCCACTGGATCATTTTatccagaaaacaaacaaactagatTTTATTAAACTAGGAAGTCGGCCTAAAATGGAAGAGAGGGACAGAGTTCTTAAATGAACTATTTTGTTTGGATTTGTCATATTTTCCTTATTGATTATTTCAGAggtgctttcacacacatatctaCTTATAAGATCACAAATGCAGTTCATCCTCTGACACCTTGGCTGCCAAATTAAGCTATTGACCATGACACACTATTGCAGCATAATGCTGTCATCAGACGATGgcctgtctgctggactgtAATAAAGCTCTCATTTGCAGGCTGATTAGATGTCGGTGGAGTTAAACTGTCGCAAATATCCATCAAATCCATACCAGATAATTATTGTCCTTAAATGTTGAGAGTTGTATTTATAGAGACTATCAGCACACCGAGTTTGTCTTTCCCTCCTGACACTGGATGAATTAAACGATTAGATTaagaaacaaatggaaaattaaTGGACTGTTTAAATGAGTTGAATATAACATACTGTACTATATGCAAACGCAGAAAGAAAGTGCATCAATAGTATTAATAAAACCGAATGAATGCTTTCCTGTATTCAAAGTCAGATGAATGACACAAAACATTCAGATTCAAACCCCGgatcattttaaagttttgagTTTATGCACAGAGCTGAATTGTGGGAGCTGCACAGGATGTGAATCCCACTTGCGATACGGAGTTTGTCCATCCGTGTAGAGACTTCCCTGCATGAGATGCTTTCACTCTGGTGAGCTTTGTTGTTACTACTTAAAGCAGACACCAGCAGCGCATGGGCAGACAAGTTGTAAGCACAGTGTTATCAGCACGCACGGATGCACAGCGTGCCGCGGCGgattctgtgtgtttgacttATAATCCTCGCTCGGCCCCGCTTCTGGCTGCCTAAAGTAGAGATAGCAAATGTACTGCTTTGAAGTAATTTTTATACAGCAGCGCTGGTGCATGCATCTATACATCCATACATACATATGCGGCGACGCTGTTGAATGCACACAGGGGAAACACTGACATGAAtagtgaatgatgatgatgtctgagGTGCCACACCATCTGGATCTCCTCAGGAGAGAGCTCGTCCTCCACTCTGCCCTCCTCCCACAGGTTCACAGGGTTGCCCAGGACCTCTGATCCACTCCTCTCTGCAGGAAAGAATAAGTCTTCACTTATTGACCAACACTCattccatcatcatcatgtgtaTCTAAATCACTCATGTAGTTGCTAAATCTCCCTTTGACAGGAAAAACCGAATCCAGTGTAGTTATTTAGATGAATTTATTTAGTTGATTATTCACTTTATATTTCACCGCCTCGGCCGTGAGAGCAGAGCAACAACGGCATTGTTGAAATGCTGAAGCACTGAGTGAGAGTAGATGTAATATAAATTGTAGGGGAGCTGTGATTAATAATTACCCTGAGACCATACTCTCCTCAAACCTTGGCTGTTCACTCTCAGTGGTGCTTGATGAAAATGACTTCTCCAAGCACAGAAATATTATTGATGCCTTGGAGGTTCAGTGGCAAGGTGACAATATTCAGTACAAAGATTATGCTGCCAAAGGTGAATGATGAGCCTTTTTATGTTGACTTTGTAGAGATGCTTAAAACTCCAGTTACCAagttttctcacacacacaatgttagTTGGAAACACACaatgccaaaatcaggcccatcatatccactgatgatgcagaaaaattggtccatgcatttgtcacttctaggttggactattgtaactccttactatcaggctgccccaataagtcgttaaagactctccagttggtccagaacgctgctgctcgtgttctgatgagaactaaaagaagagaccacatttctcctgtactggcttctcttcattggcttccagtaaaatctagaatagagtttaaaatccttctccttacctacaaggctcttaagggtcaggccccatcatatcttaaagatcttatagtaccgtactaccccactagagcactgcgctcccagaatgcaggtctactggtggttcctaaagtctccaaaagtagttcaggagccagagctttcagctatcaggctcctctcctgtggaatctccttccagtttgggttcggggggcagacaccctctctacatttaagagtagactaaaaaccttcctttttgacaaagcatatatttaagggctggatcaggccttagaccagcccctagttatgctgctataggttcagactgccgggggactcctatggtgcactgagctcctctattctctctcctcctcttcctctccatcgttatgtctcatgtcagtcaaatgtctgcctctaacttgctatcttccccggagcgtttctgtgctttctcatctctcaggttcctgtggatcctgtggatcctggtcctggccctgctgatgtggttctctggttcctgcgggtcctggtcccggtcccgctgatgtggttctctggttcctgtggatcctggtcctggttctgctgatgtggttccctggttcgtatggatcctggtcctggccccgctgatgtggttctccaccagccaatggatgtgcgtctgtccaaggctacagcctgtccgtccttgggagctggatctctccttcactgtggtgctcccggaggtttctcttttcccactgggttttttgagtttttccttcccgaagaaggagggtcataaagggcaggtgatgcctcggactgatccatcggactgatccactggcctcatcgactgctggactctttattagattgcttgtttgcttacacttgtttatttcagtgaactttgtaaagcactatgagacactctgttgtgatattgggctatacaaataaaattgaattgaattgaattgaattgaatgaaacCATTAGCAAATGTAATTGCAACTGAAAATTGACTGATGActgtagaaatgtaaaaaaagaagggaaatacgtttctttttatatttaaatagtTACTGAGCATTTCTGTTAATAGTCCCATATTTTCTTGACCTGCACAGAATGTAAGGAAGCATGCACTTCACAGGGCACAGAAAAAGCTAAAATACCAAACCAGCAGTGGACCACGTACCAGCTTTTGTGCAATCACAGAAATTGAGTCCAGTGTCTCAGGGGACTCACTGACTTACCAGAACCACTTTCCTCCTTGACAGGCTTCTCCTCCGTCGGCTCCACATCCACCGTTTTCTCCACCCGGCTGTGATGTTCTGGGGCCAGTCTTGACCTGAAACCACAAAGGACCAGGTCATGTGGATCaggggttttaaaaaaaaaaatgctgcagtcAGAAAAGGAGATGCTGATTTTTATAAATACTCACAGCCTCTTCTTGTCCACCATTCTCTTGACTCTGATTGCTCTCTGCTCAGAGTACACCTTACACACTCCTTAAACACAATCAAGATATACATGATGTTACCACGCAGCCTTACTACctctactactactgctactactactccCTGAGTCAGTAAATGTCCCAAAGATAAACCAATGGATGCATACAAAACAGTCAATAGAGGACAAGGTATAAATACATGCTGTCTGAGCTGAGTAGCATGAGCTCACCTCTCAGATACGTTTCAATGAGGTCCAGCACAGCCCCTCTGTGCTCCTTTATCTGGGCTGATGTCACCTGCTTCTCCGCTAGGGTGACAGTAATAAAACATTAGCAACAACGGTGTATGCATTTATGTTGACATATTAAAGACTAACTCACTGGCTTCCTCTCAGCACCCTGTTGATGTTTTAAAAGCCAACACAGTACAGAACTCAAATCTGAGTTTAATATTATGTATCATGCAAGACAAAACTAGCATCACCTGAGAAGCACATTTCTAATAAGATTTGTTTAACTAGTTAATGTCCTGCACAGTAACATATCTGGAAGTCTGAGGAACAgtaaaatgttaataatgataataataaataaactttatttatatagcactttttaaaatgacagttacaaagtgcttctttggtcataataaaatatataaacgAACAGCAGTAACAGCAATTAAAATACAATACGAAACAGAAACAGGGGCacgaaaaggaaacaaaattgcaagacaaataaaaccaatagGAGTTGAGcaacaagtaaaataaaaacgcCAGCCTGTACAAGTGAGTAAAACGAACACACACCGTCATTGCGCAGCTGCTTGATGGCCTCAGAGCAGGTCCTCATGAAGATCTGAGCATCCTGGTCAATCTGGTCTCGTTCGTTGTCCGTCATGCGGGTAAGATCTGATGAAATGagactgcaaaacacacaagagtAAGTGTAAATATTTCGTGGGCGTTTCACTGatatccaaacacacactctttagAGAACAGCTTTATTACAGGTGACCCAAACGCTGACACATGCCTTCCTCCTCCGTGTTACCCTCTACTTATCTCTGCATTCAGCATGACGTGCGGCCTATCCCACCATGCACTGGGCAGATGGCAGCAATTCATTGAACAAGCAACAAATGGGTGAGTTAAGGGTTTCCAATTCACCCGAGCTCATGCTGagagaaaactgaaacaatCTGAGGAGACCTGCACAAACATAAGGGGAACATGTGAACTCCCACAGAATTGACCATATTTGTGACTCTAACATACTGACGACCCCTCCTGCTGTCAGGAGTGTAGATGAGATTtaatgtctccctctggtggACTTCTAGGACACAATGACTCTACTTAGATAAAACATAAATAGGAATAGTCATGATTTTATTCTTGGTGGATTTTTGATCGTTTCTATTGGAATTAGCTTGACTGGTTTTATCGCATCTATTTTTGCAAAAACTACCAGTAATAATGCACAACTTGAAATTAATACAGAATAAGacaagagctgaaacaattagtcgacTGACAGAAAATCACTCTATTTAGATCGTTTACAGACATATTTCACAGCTGGAAAGATGGTCGTCTCATAAAACTGGGCTGCTTATACAGTTAAAAGGCgtaaatatttttgaaattggtGCCACATgaccagagaaaaaaagagaaaaacagctttggTATTCCCTTTTGCTCAAAAgacaacaaccagaatgcactgcaccGCTATCCTCACCAGCTGGTAGTCTTTCTCCTTCAGACACGGTAATTCCTCTGAACTGTATTCTTTCTTATACAAGTAGCCCCCGTATATCCAATTCTCACATTAAACTACGTTAATAGTTTTCTCACGGCgggcacacaaaaaaaaaagtaaaagtacaatcTGTGGTTCAGGACTTTTGCTGGCAAATGAGCAGGGAGCAAGAACCGGAAAATTGGCAAAGTATGCCTTTATCTCTTCATCTGCTACACCTTTATATtgttgggttttggactgttggttgtacaaaataatttatttaaatacgTTAAATGGGCTGTGGAAAATTGAGGTGGTCACTTTTTTCTGACACCttacagagaaaataatccACAGATGAATTAATGATGAACTATTTGTAGCAgcctttaaataaaacaaacagtgatgcaGCACAAAGTCCCACTTTATCATACTTGTGGTAACCTAGAGgagttttagtttgtttgagaTACAGTCATAACAAGTTAGAAAATTAATTCTATTTGATCCAAGGACACCATCACTCAGGCTTTTACATTAACCTTAGCTATGCTCGGTCTTAAATCATGACCTGCAACATTAATTCTATAAACTTTTAAACTGAGTTCAGTATAATCTGCGGTCCATAATTATTCTGTCAGGCAAAGTGTGGAGGAAAAAGGGAGTTGATAAGAAAATTGGTAGACAGGAACGGCTAATGCCAAGGCTGAAGTAGATGAGACTTGCATGCATACCACTGATGGCTTCTTGATGGATTTTTCCCACCACTGAATACTGCTGAACTCCACCCATTGACATCTCTAATGTTTAGTTAATGTGTTCTGTTGAGGCTTTATCA
This region of Pempheris klunzingeri isolate RE-2024b chromosome 2, fPemKlu1.hap1, whole genome shotgun sequence genomic DNA includes:
- the stx18 gene encoding syntaxin-18 gives rise to the protein MAVDITLLFKASVKTVKTRNKAIGIGFDSTKDDIFKRSRPKSGFSPKAKEVITNITKLKDFLLQHRKDYVSAGSLISSDLTRMTDNERDQIDQDAQIFMRTCSEAIKQLRNDAEKQVTSAQIKEHRGAVLDLIETYLRGVCKVYSEQRAIRVKRMVDKKRLSRLAPEHHSRVEKTVDVEPTEEKPVKEESGSERSGSEVLGNPVNLWEEGRVEDELSPEEIQMFEQENQRLVSEMSSLVDEVRQIEGKVVEISRLQEIFAEKVLQQETDIDSIHQLVVGATENVKEGNEDIREAIKNNAGFRVWILFFLVMCSFSLLFLDWYDS